The Streptomyces sp. NBC_00569 genomic sequence CGTCACCGACCCGGGCATCGCCGGCTACCAGAAGGTCCTCACCGCCGCCCAGCCGCGCCCCGAACTGCCCGAGTACAGCTCGCTGTGGGCCCCGCTCGACACCGAGTGGCCCAAGGTCGCCACCGGCAAGGAGTCCCTGGACAAGGGCATCGGCAACGCGCAGAACGCGTACGTGAAGCTGGTCCCCGACTTCAGCAAGTGACCCCTCTTTGACGGCTGCCGCCGGTTCCGCCCGCGAGGGGGCGGGCGGAACCGGCGGCGCCGCGCCGCACGCAGTGAGCAGCCGATCCCCAGAAGGTGCCGAACCATGACAGTCGCCGTCGACAGCACGGCCGCCAAGACGCGCGGCGGCCGCGCGCCGCGCCCCGGCCCGTTCGGGCGCCTGCGGCGCTCGTACCAGAAGCACTGGTACGCGTACGCGATGATCGCGCCGGTCGTCGTCGTGCTCGGGGTCCTCGTGATCTATCCCCTGGTACGGGGCTTCTACCTGACGCTCACCGACGCCGACAGCCTCAACTCGGCGCGCACGATCGGCGTCAACCACATCGACGCCACGTACCGGTTCATCGGGTTCGACAACTACGCCGACATCCTGTGGGGCCCGACCTCCTACGACCGCTTCTGGTCGCACTTCATCTGGACGATCGTGTGGACGGCGCTCTGCGTCGCCCTGCACTACGTCATCGGGCTCGGCCTCGCGATGCTCCTCAACCAGAAGATGCGCGGACGCACCTTCTACCGGCTGCTGCTCATCCTGCCGTGGGCCGTACCGACGTTCGTCACCGTGTTCTCGTGGCGGATCATGCTCTCGGACTCCGGGATCATCAACTCTGTGCTCGGCTCGCTGCATCTGCCGCAGCCGCAGTGGCTGGAGGACACCTTCTTCCAGCGCTCGGCCGCCGTCCTGGTCAACACCTGGTGCGGAGTGCCGTTCATGATGGTGTCGCTGCTCGGCGGCCTCCAGTCGATCGACCCGGTGCTCTACGAGGCCGCGGAGATGGACGGCGCGAGCCCCTGGCAGCGCTTCTGGAACGTCACACTGCCGGGCCTCAGGTCGGTCAGCTCCACGGTCGTACTGCTCGGCGTCATCTGGACGTTCAACCAGTTCAACGTCATCTTCCTGCTGTTCGGCAACACCGCGCCCGACGCCCAGATCCTCGTCACCTGGGCCTACTACCTGGGCTTCGGCCAGCAGCCGCGCGACTACGCCCAGTCCGCCGCGTACGGCGTGCTGCTCCTGTCGCTCCTCGCCGTCTTCACCTCCTTCTACTACCGCTGGCTGAACCGCAATGAGCAGCTCGCCTGACGCCGCAGGAGCCGCCTCCATGAGCACCACGACCGTCGACACCCCGGCGGCCGGCGCGCAGCCGGTCACCGAAGCCGTCCGCCCCCGCCGGGCACGCCGGCGCGGCGAACGCAGCCGCCTCGCGACGTTCCTCTCGCACGGCGTGCTGAGCGTCGCGAGCCTGATAGCCCTGTTCCCGATCGCCTGGCTGGTCTATCTGTCGCTCGGCCCGGACAAGGACGACTACCTCCACCCCGGGCGCATCCTCGACAAGGCGACGTTCTCGAACTACTCGTTCGTCCTGGAACACACCAACTTCTTCAAGTGGCTCGAGTCCACGCTGATCGTGTCCCTGGGCACGACGGTCGTCGGCGTCCTGTTCGCCGCCACCACCGGCTACGCGGTCTCGCGCATGCGCTTCCCCGGCCACCGCAAGCTGATGTGGATCCTGCTGCTCACGCAGGCGTTCCCGATCGCCGTCCTGATCGTGCCGATGTACGAGATCCTCGGCGACCTCGGCCTGATCGACACGTACGGCGGGCTCATCCTCGTGTACTGCTCGACCGCGGTGCCGTACTGCGCGTGGCTCCTCAAGGGCTACTTCGACACCATCCCGTACGAGATCGACGAGGCCGGCCGCATCGACGGGCTCTCGCCCTTCGGCACCTTCGCCCGCCTCATCGTCCCGCTGGCCAAACCGGGCCTCGCGGTCGCGGCGTTCTACAGCTTCATCACCGCGTTCGGCGAGGTCGCCTTCGCCTCCACGTTCATGCTCGACGACGAGAAGTACACCTTCGCCGTGGGCCTGCGCAGCTTCGTCAGCGAGCACGACGCGCAGTGGAACTACATGGCGGCGACTGCG encodes the following:
- a CDS encoding carbohydrate ABC transporter permease, whose translation is MTVAVDSTAAKTRGGRAPRPGPFGRLRRSYQKHWYAYAMIAPVVVVLGVLVIYPLVRGFYLTLTDADSLNSARTIGVNHIDATYRFIGFDNYADILWGPTSYDRFWSHFIWTIVWTALCVALHYVIGLGLAMLLNQKMRGRTFYRLLLILPWAVPTFVTVFSWRIMLSDSGIINSVLGSLHLPQPQWLEDTFFQRSAAVLVNTWCGVPFMMVSLLGGLQSIDPVLYEAAEMDGASPWQRFWNVTLPGLRSVSSTVVLLGVIWTFNQFNVIFLLFGNTAPDAQILVTWAYYLGFGQQPRDYAQSAAYGVLLLSLLAVFTSFYYRWLNRNEQLA
- a CDS encoding sugar ABC transporter permease; protein product: MSTTTVDTPAAGAQPVTEAVRPRRARRRGERSRLATFLSHGVLSVASLIALFPIAWLVYLSLGPDKDDYLHPGRILDKATFSNYSFVLEHTNFFKWLESTLIVSLGTTVVGVLFAATTGYAVSRMRFPGHRKLMWILLLTQAFPIAVLIVPMYEILGDLGLIDTYGGLILVYCSTAVPYCAWLLKGYFDTIPYEIDEAGRIDGLSPFGTFARLIVPLAKPGLAVAAFYSFITAFGEVAFASTFMLDDEKYTFAVGLRSFVSEHDAQWNYMAATAVLIAIPVSAFFYLVQRNLVTGLTAGGTKG